CGAGCAATTGACCATCACTATCACGCAATAATAAATTCACCGTGACCTGCTCACCAGGGCGATATAGATCGCGTGCAGCAAATAAATACAGCTGCATAGCGCCCGCTTCAGCCCCACTAAGATCAAAGGCTGATAAATCTAAAGCAGCACGATCTAAACGCACGATACTGGTTTGTTGTTGATAGGTAGCGATGACCGCCGCTGCTTTGGGCGCAGCATTTAATCGTAAAATACCTTGGCTATCGGTCAGTCCTTGCTCAAGGGTTTTACCGGCCTGATCCAGTACCCGCACCTCAACTTTAGACATCCCAGCACCTTGGGTTAGGTTTTGACTAAAGATATCTAAATACTGCGCCGACTGATGCACCGATAAGCCTATGTTGCTTATCGAGAACACTGTGGCTGGCAGACTGTAGCTGTAATCACCGGCTGGGCGCAGCACTGCAAAATACAAGCCAGCTTCAGACAACGGTTTGATGCCCGCTAACGGCAGTAAGCTTTGCTCACGTGTATTGGTCGTTGTTTCTAAGGCAAAACGGCCGCTATACACTAACTCGGCCATTTTTAATAAGGATTCTGCTTGCCATAGCTCAAGGCGATTATTGTCCGACCACTGACTAATAAACGGCAATAACTTATCGGCTTTGACCCGAAAAAAATCCACTTCAACCTGATCCACATTCAGACTGATAATGGGTAAACCTTCTGCCATAGCTTCCGGCAGTAAACTGCCTTTACTGGCAAACCCAACGACCGCCTGTAAATCATTACTGGTTAATTGCTGTTGATACTCTTTATTTAAAATTTGCCCTCCTAAACCGGGTAACCCTGCTTTGATTTGTAGCTGTAATTTAGTCGCTGGTGGCAAATCAAGAAAGTAAGCTTCGGTAAGCGACTCGGCTAATACCCAGCTACTTTCTAAACGCCCTTGTTCACTGTCGGCTAACACTAAGTACTGAGCCAGATCCACAGTGTCTGCCAAGGGCGCGCTAAAACTTACTTGCAGCGCATTACTCCCCTGAAACTGGGTTTCTTCTACATTTTGTACGGTCAATGGCTGCTGTTGGTACTCCGCTATTAAATGGGCACGGGCTTCAGCGGTCAGCGGCTGCCGTGGTTCCAGTAAGTCGTTAGATTTAGTTGTAGCGGGAGGCGTTGCCTGCTCAGAATCGCAGCCTTGGAGCACTAATAATGAAGCAATAAAGGTGAGGATTGCTAAGTATTTCATAAACCGCCCGCCAAAAAGAGTAGCCCCAAAACTGGGGTAGAAGGCATTCATCATAGCGGAATATCAGCCAGATCGCGCCCTCGTTTTCTCAACTGTGCGCTCCTGCCACTTACCCTCCTGTATAACCAAAGCATCTAGTTATAGCTTAATTTATTACTTCAGACTCTTAACAGCCACTGCTAGCCTGCTGTACCTAATTAGTCAAAGCACCATGATTCGCTTCAATGGATATGCTAAGCAACACACTCTTTAGCCTGTGAGAATACAAGCACTATGTATAAATATGATCAGTATGATCAACAACTGGTTGAGCAACGGGTGGCGCAATTTCGTGAGCAAACCGAGCGTTATCTTGCCGGTACCTTAAGCGAGGAAGAATACCTGCCGCTACGCTTACAAAATGGGCTGTATGTGCAGCGTTACGCCCCGATGCTACGAATTGCTGTGCCCTACGGCTTAATGTCTAGCGCTCAGCTACGCATGTTGGCCACAATTAGTCGCCGTTACGATAAAGGCTATGCCCATATCACTACCCGCACCAACGTGCAGCTCAACTGGCCAGAAATTAAAGATGTGCCCGATATTTTAGCGCAACTGGCCAGTGTGCAAATGCACGCTATTCAGACCAGTGGCAACTGTATTCGCAACACCACTACCGATCAGTTTGCAGGAGTAGCCCGCGATGAAGTGGTGGATCCACGGCCGTGGTGCGAGATTATTCGTCAATGGTCCACCTTCCATCCTGAGTTTTTACGCTTACCACGTAAATTCAAAATTGCCGTTAATGGCTGCGCCCAAGACCGGGCTGCCATTGAAGTACATGATATTGGCATTGAAGCCCTTAAAAATGCCCAAGGTGAACTCGGCTTTAAAATTTTAGTAGGGGGTGGACTTGGTCGAACGCCAATTATTGGTAGTGTAATTAATGAGTTTTTACCCTGGCCGCATCTCTTAAGCTACTTAGAAGCAGTATTGCGGGTCTATAACCGCTTTGGTCGCCGTGATAATAAATATAAAGCACGTATCAAAATTTTAGTTAAAGCCTTAACCCCTGAAGGATTTGCCGAAAAAGTGGCCGCAGAATGGCAGCACTTAAAAGATGGGCCCATTACCCTCAATGAACAAGAAGTAGCGCGGGTTTCGGCACATTTTGTTGATCCGGCCTATCTGCCCCTTAATGACGAAGCTGAGCTACTGGCGCAGCAATTTACTGAGCACCCAGGTTTTCAGCGGTGGTACTCACGTAATGTGACTGCACACAAAAAGCCAGGTTACGTGGCTGTAACCTTATCGCTGAAAAAAACCGGTATTGCACCTGGCGATATTACTGCTGATCAGCTGGATGCGGTTGCTGAGTTAGCTGATCGCTATAGTTTTTCTGAGGTACGCAATACCCATGAACAAAATATGGTGCTGGCTGACGTCGAGCAGCGCCAGCTGTTTGCATTGTGGCAAGCATTAAAAAGTCTAGGTTTTGCTACGCCTAATATTGGTTTGTTGACCGATATTATTTGCTGCCCAGGTGGTGACTTCTGCGCCCTAGCCAATGCCAAATCAATTCCAATTGCCGAGGCAATTCAACAGCGTTTTGCTGATCTTGATTATCTATTTGATATTGGTGATCTTGATCTCAATATTTCTGGCTGCATGAATGCCTGTGGCCACCACCACGTAGGCAATATTGGTATTTTAGGCGTAGATAAAAAAGGCGCTGAGTTTTATCAAGTCTCTATTGGTGGCGAAAGTGGACGACATGCCAAACTAGGCAAAATCCTCGGCCCTTCCTTTGCCCAAGAAGATATGCCCGACGTAATTAACAAACTGATTGACGTCTACCTTGAGCAGCGCACCGAAGAAGAGCTGTTTATTGATACCTACCAACGGATTGGCCTTAGCCCATTTAAGGAGCGTGTCTATGCAAGTGCTGATTAACCCGCAGCATCAGGTAATAGCGAACGACTGGTTACTACTCAGCGCTGAAACTGAACTGACTGCCGAATACCTCGCTCAGTTGGCAGGGAAAAACCTACTGGTGCCCAGTGCGCTGTGGTCTGTCGTTCACCAAGCCCTTGCAGGTAATGCTAACCTTGGATTGTACCTAGAAAGTCATGAGCTCATTGAACAGCTAATTGAAGAGTTAAAGCCTGCACTGCTGCGACAGCCACTAATTGCTTTGAACTTTGCCAGCTTTACCGATGGTCGGCACTTTACCAATGCGCGCTTGCTCCGTGAGCGTTATCAGTTTAATGGTGAAATTCGCGCCATTGGCGATGTCGCTGTCGATCAGCTGTTTTATTTACAGCGCTGCGGCTTTAATAGCTTTACGGTTCAAGCCGCGGATCAAACGCTTGCTTTAACCCAGCTAAACGCTCATCAGCCCAGCTATCAAGCGGCTTGTGATGAGCACTTGCCGCTGTATCGGCGACGTCTAGCGCTCTAAAATAAAGGCCCCATTTGCTCGGCTTATGGGGCCTTTTGCTGCGCTTAAGTTATCTGCTCTTTACGTGTTAACGACGTTTCTTGCCGCCGGTTAAAGAACCTAAAATACCTCGCACAATTTGATTACTGATGCGGTTAACCGCTTGACGAATAGTGGTTTGCATCACCTTACCGGCAAAGTCAGTCACCGCACCGCCCGCCACTTCAGCCAGGCTGCCAGACTTCGTTGCCTTGGAATTAACCGGTGGTTGCGCGGCTTGATCAGCAGCGGCTTGTTCAGCTCGGGCACTTAAAATCTCGTAGGCCGACTCACGATCAAAAGGCTTATCATAGCGTCCAGATAAAGGCGAACGGCGCATCACCTCACTGCGCTCCTGCTCGGTTAGCGGTCCAACCCGTGATTGCGGCGGTGCCACGGCTAACGACTGCACCCTAGTTGGCATCCCTTTCGGCTCTAAACTACCAAACAAGGCCTCACCAATCCCCAGCTCAGTTAGCATCGTTAAGCTATCAATTTCAGGGTTGGGGCGAAAACCATCGGCCACTGCCCGCAATGCCTTTTGCTCCTTAGCGGTAAAAGCCCGTAATCCATGCTGCACACGCATACCCAGCTGAGCTAAAATTTCATCAGGCAAATCTGCTGGCGACTGAGTAACAAAATACACGCCTACGCCCTTCGAGCGAATTAAGCGCACCACTTGCTCTAACCGATCACGCAAGGCTTTTGGGGTGCCCTTAAACAGCAAATGCGCCTCATCAAAAAATAGCGCTAATAGCGGTTTGTCTGCATCACCTCGCTCAGGTAGCTGCTCAAACAATTCAGCCAGTAACCAAAGTAAAAAAGTGGCGTACACCTTAGGCGCGTCATGAATTAAGCGTGCGGCATCTAATAAATGGATACGTCCTCGCCCATCTGGATCGGGCCGTAGTAAGTCTTCTAACTCAAGGCCTGGCTCACCAAAAAAGTGTTCGATCCCCTGTTGCTCTAAAATCGCTACCTTACGCAGTAACGCATTGGCAGACTGACGCGTAAATAGCGCTTTATCTTCACCTAACGCTTCTGGCGTATCGAGCAAATAGTTCATTAGCGCTTTAAGGTCTTTCACATCCAGCAGCAATAAACCATCACGATCAGCAATCTTAAACACGGTGTATAGCACGGCTTGCTGGCTATCGGTTAACTCTAATAAGTTACCCAATAATAACGGCCCCATATCACTGAGCGTAGTGCGCATTGGGTGACCGCTTTCACCGTAGATATCCCACAGACTCACAGGATAGGCTTTAGGCGTGTGCTCTAGCCAAGGCATAGAAGCAATGCGCTCGGCAATTTTACCTTTAGGCTCACCTTGCGCCGCAATACCGCAGAGGTCACCTTTTACATCAGCCGCAAATACAGCCACCCCTGCCTCACTAAAAGCCTCGGCTAAGCGTTGCAAAGTAACGGTTTTACCGGTTCCAGTCGCCCCAGCAATAATGCCATGCCGATTAGCTAAACGTAATAAATGACCCAGCGGCTGATTGTGCTGATCTGCGCCTAATAATAGGATGTCTTCAGTCGGCATAAATAGGTGCTCCTGCTTGCAGTAAAAAGCCGCGATCAACGCGGCTTCTAAGGTACTGTATTAATCAAATACCACTGTTTTATTATCGTGAATAATAACTCGATCTTCCAAGTGATAGCGTAAACCACGCGCCAGCACCATTTTTTCTACATCTTTACCTTGGCGTACCATATCAACAATGGTATCGCGGTGACTGACTCGCGCCACATCTTGCTCAATAATTGGGCCCGCGTCTAAATCTTGGGTGACATAGTGACAGGTTGCACCAATTAACTTCACTCCGCGCACTGCAGCCTGATGATAGGGTTTAGCGCCAATAAAGGAGGGCAAGAAACTATGGTGAATATTAATCACTTGGCCAGCATATTTTTCACATAAGTCTGGCGGGAGAATTTGCATATAGCGCGCCAGCACCACGCAATCTGCCTGATGCTCATCAATTAACCGACTCACTTCATCAAATGCTGGCTGCTTATCTTTAGGATTCACCGGAACATGGAAAAACGGGATACCATGCCATTCCACCATGCTACGTAAGTCATCATGGTTGGCAATCACGCAAGGAATATCGCAGTCCAGCTCATTACGCGCCCAGCGGTGTAACAGATCAGCTAAGCAATGGGAGTCACGGCTTGCCATCAATACCACACGCTTTTTCACTGCCGAATCAGTCACATTCCACTGCATAGAAAATTCATTGGCAATCGGTGCAAAGGCTTGTTTAAAGCCATCTAAATCAAATGGCAAAGACTCTGCGCGAATTTCATGGCGCATAAAAAACCAGCCGCTTTGCTCATCTGAGTGGTGACTGGCTTGATGAATCCAACCATTATAGGTGGCTAAAAAATTACTCACCTTGGCCACAATACCTACACGGTCAGGACAGGCAATCGTCAAGCGAAACGTTCGCATGCACTATTACTCCAAAAACTATAATTAACTCAAATAAATCTTGATGACTGCAAAACGCTTAGCAGCAACAGCGCCAATGATTACTAAAAATCATCCACTACATCGCCGTCATTCACTCGATATTCGCGGTTTTGCAAATAAGCGTTACGAATAAAGCGATAACGATCGCCAGTCATATAGCGCTCTAATGGAATCAACTTGGCACGGGTATCTACCACATCTAATGCAAAGCTGCTATTGCGTACCGGAACATCATTAATGTAGCGATAAGGGCTGTTATAACTATCTGGCAATTTACCAAGCGCATCGCGCACTGTGCTGGGGCCAAAAAATGGCAACACCAGATAAGGACCACTGCTGACCCCCCACTTACCTAAGGTTTGCCCGAAGTCTTCTTGGTTACGCTGCAACCCCATTTTGGTTGCCACATCAAAAAAACCCAGTAAGCCAAAGGTGGTGTTAAACAGAAAACGCGCCGTATCGACACCGGCCTCGTGCATTTTACCCTGCACCAGGTTGTTAGCTAGATTACGAAATTCACCCACATTCTGAAACATATTGTGGATACCGTCCTCTACGGGATCCGGCGTAATTTTACGATACCCAGCAGCCAAAGGTCGTAGCGCCCAACGGTCTAAGGTGTCATTAAAGACAAATACCTTGCGGTTGAAGCTTTCCCAAGGATCAGCTGCTTTTTCTGCGGCCTCCCAAGGTAGATCTTGGTCCTCATCCCACTCTTCTTCTGCTAAGACTTGCGTACTGCTGAGTAAAGCAGCAGCGGCCAAGCTCAAACTTACACGGCCGAATCTATTACGCATGGTGCGTCTCCATTAATAATTAAATCGGTCTGCAGCCTAACGCTGACTGCAGACCCTCTGAGTTACTCAGCTAAGCGCCAACCAGTACCGCCCTTTCCATCTTCCAGCACAACGCCCATGGCGGTCAGCTGGTCACGAATCCGGTCAGACTCAGCCCAGTCCTTAGCTTCACGTGCGGCAATTCTCTGCTCAATCAGCGCTTCTACGGCAGCAGCATCCACCTTATTAGCAGCGCCAGCTTTCAAATAGGCTTCAGGCTCCATTTGCAAGACACCCAAAACGCCTGCTAATTCACGCATACATGCAGCTAATGCTGCCGCTGCTGATAGATCAGTGCTACGCAAACGATTGACTTCCCGAGCCATATCAAACAGAACCGCACAGGCTTCAGGCGAATTAAAGTCATCATCCATTGCCTGATTAAAGCGCTCAACAAAACTTTCACCACCGCTCGCTGGCACTTCAGGCAAGCCTTTTAGGGCATTATAAAAGCGTTCTAACGCTGAGCGCGCCTCACGCAGGCTATCTTCTGAATAGTTGATTGGACTGCGATAGTGGCTGGCCACCAATAAATAGCGAACTACTTCAGGGTGATACTTAGCCAGTACTTCACGGATAGTGAAAAAGTTGCCTAAAGACTTTGACATTTTCTCACCATCCACCCGTACCGCGCCGGCATGCATCCACGTTGCGGCATATTGTTTGCCGGTTGCTGCTTCACTTTGGGCAATTTCATTTTCATGGTGAGGGAAAACTAAATCTGGCCCACCGCCATGAATATCAAAGCTATCGCCAAGGCAGCAAGTAGACATCACCGAGCACTCAATATGCCAGCCTGGGCGTCCCTCTCCCCAAGGCGAAGTCCAACTAGGTTCACCGGGCTTAGCGGCCTTCCAGAGCACAAAGTCCAGTGGACTTTCTTTGGCTTCATCCACTTCAACCCGCGCACCACTTTGTAAGTCATCCAGTTTACGGCGCGACAGCTTGCCATACTCGGTGAACTTATGAACCCGATAATACACATCACCGTTGCCAGGCGCGTAGGCATAACCTTTATCAATTAGGGTTTGAATCATTTGAAACATGCCATCGATATGCCCTGTTGCTCGCGGCTCCTGATCAGGACGCAGGACATTTAAGCGTGCTTCGTCTTCATGCATCGCGGCAATCATACGCTCGGTTAAGGCGGTAAAAGGCTCACCATTTTCTACCGCACGCTGAATAATTTTGTCGTCAATATCAGTGATATTACGCACATAATTAACTTCATAGCCGCGGTGACGTAACCAACGGGTGACCACATCGAAAGCCACCATGACTCTCGCATGCCCAATATGACAGTAGTCATATACGGTCATACCGCACACATACATGCGCACTTGATTACCCACTAAGGGTTTAAATAACTCTTTTTGTTTTGTCAGCGTATTGTAAATCGCTAAACCCATTACTGCCCCCATGAATCACGCAAAGTTACGGTCCGGTTAAATACCAAGTGATCAGCACTGCTGTCTTCGCTATCTAAACAAAAGTAACCTTCACGCTCAAACTGAAAGCCTTGCCCTACTTCTGCGCTCGCCAATGAAGGCTCGGCGCGGCAACCGGTTAATACCGTTAACGAGTTAGGATTGATATTGTCTAAGAACGACTCGGCATCGCTACCATCTTCGTTTTTATCAGGGTTAGCTGTTTTAAATAAGCGATCATATAAGCGCACTTCACACTCAACACTTTCTGCCGCCGGCACCCAGTGAATGACTCCCTTTACCTTACGGCCTTCAGGGTTTTTGCCTAGGGTGTTTTCATCATAGCTGCAGCGCAGTTCAATAATGTTGCCATCCGCATCGCGGATCGCTTCATCTGCGCGAATCACGTAACTGCCACGCAAGCGCACTTCACCGCCTGGGACTAAACGCTTAAAGCCTTTTGGTGGCTCTTCTTCGTAATCACTGGCGTCAATATACAGCTCGCGAGAGAACGGCAAGGTACGGGTTCCCATATCTTGCTTCGGGTGGCGCGGTAATTCTAGCTGCTCAACCTGACCTTCTGGGTAGTTAGTAATGACCACCTTAATTGGATTCAGCACACACATTGCACGACTGGCATTGGCATCAAGGTCCTCACGAATACAGAACTCCAGCATCCCCATATCGACAATACCACCAGCACGGTTAACCCCGATCATATCGCAGAAATTGCGAATCGACGCTGGGGTATAGCCACGACGACGGAAGCCGCTAATGGTGGACATCCGTGGATCATTCCAACCATTCACATGACCTTCATCCACTAACAGTTTTAACTTACGCTTACTGGTAATGGTGTAGTTCAGGTTTAAACGGGCAAACTCATACTGACGCGGATGCGCCGGAACCGGTAACTGCTCTAAGAACCACTCATACAATGGACGGTGATCTTCAAACTCTAAAGTACACATTGAGTGGGTGATCAACTCAATGGCATCAGATTGGCCATGGGTAAAGTCATAACTTGGATAAATGCACCACTTATCACCGGTTTGATGGTGATGGGCATGACGAATCCGGTAAAGGATTGGATCGCGCAGGTTCATGTTAGGCGATGCCATATCAATTTTAGCGCGCAATGCGCGCGCACCGTCTGCAAACTCACCGGCTTTCATCCGGGCAAATAAATCTAAGTTTTCTGCTACTGAACGCTCACGAAATGGGCTGTTTTTACCCGGCTCAGTTAGGCTGCCACGGTATTCACGTGCCTGCTCAGGTGAGAGATCGCAAACGTACGCTTTACCTTGTTCAATTAAATATACGGCCCACTCGTGCAACTGATCAAAGTAATCAGAGGCATAACGCACCTCGCCATCCCACTGAAAACCTAACCAACGAACATCGTCTTTAATTGACTCGACGTATTCAAGATCTTCTTTAGCTGGGTTAGTATCGTCAAAACGTAAGTGACACACGCCGCCAAACTCTTCTGCCATGCCAAAGTTTAAACAGATAGACTTAGCATGACCGATATGCAAATAACCATTAGGTTCGGGTGGAAAACGCGTCACAATGCTTTGATGCTTTCCTGACTCAAGATCATCACGAATAATGGTACGAAGAAAGTTAGCGGCAACCGTTACAGTAGAATCTGGCTTACTCATGGGATTCCTAGCAATATCGAATTTGGCAGCCAAGGTAGGCTGAACGAAATAAAGGGCTTATCATACCTGAACAGGTCAGCTTGCTGACAGTTCTATGTATCTTTTGACATTTTGGATTTTATTTACATGATTAAATTACACACCAATCACGGCGTTATCACGATTAAACTCTTTGCTGACCAAGCGCCTGAAACCTGCGCCAACTTTAGCCAATACGTCAAAGAAGGTCATTACGACAATACAATTTTTCACCGTGTTATCAATAACTTTATGATTCAAGGCGGTGGCTT
The sequence above is a segment of the Thiopseudomonas alkaliphila genome. Coding sequences within it:
- a CDS encoding MlaA family lipoprotein, which gives rise to MRNRFGRVSLSLAAAALLSSTQVLAEEEWDEDQDLPWEAAEKAADPWESFNRKVFVFNDTLDRWALRPLAAGYRKITPDPVEDGIHNMFQNVGEFRNLANNLVQGKMHEAGVDTARFLFNTTFGLLGFFDVATKMGLQRNQEDFGQTLGKWGVSSGPYLVLPFFGPSTVRDALGKLPDSYNSPYRYINDVPVRNSSFALDVVDTRAKLIPLERYMTGDRYRFIRNAYLQNREYRVNDGDVVDDF
- a CDS encoding helicase HerA-like domain-containing protein gives rise to the protein MPTEDILLLGADQHNQPLGHLLRLANRHGIIAGATGTGKTVTLQRLAEAFSEAGVAVFAADVKGDLCGIAAQGEPKGKIAERIASMPWLEHTPKAYPVSLWDIYGESGHPMRTTLSDMGPLLLGNLLELTDSQQAVLYTVFKIADRDGLLLLDVKDLKALMNYLLDTPEALGEDKALFTRQSANALLRKVAILEQQGIEHFFGEPGLELEDLLRPDPDGRGRIHLLDAARLIHDAPKVYATFLLWLLAELFEQLPERGDADKPLLALFFDEAHLLFKGTPKALRDRLEQVVRLIRSKGVGVYFVTQSPADLPDEILAQLGMRVQHGLRAFTAKEQKALRAVADGFRPNPEIDSLTMLTELGIGEALFGSLEPKGMPTRVQSLAVAPPQSRVGPLTEQERSEVMRRSPLSGRYDKPFDRESAYEILSARAEQAAADQAAQPPVNSKATKSGSLAEVAGGAVTDFAGKVMQTTIRQAVNRISNQIVRGILGSLTGGKKRR
- a CDS encoding DUF934 domain-containing protein gives rise to the protein MQVLINPQHQVIANDWLLLSAETELTAEYLAQLAGKNLLVPSALWSVVHQALAGNANLGLYLESHELIEQLIEELKPALLRQPLIALNFASFTDGRHFTNARLLRERYQFNGEIRAIGDVAVDQLFYLQRCGFNSFTVQAADQTLALTQLNAHQPSYQAACDEHLPLYRRRLAL
- a CDS encoding nitrite/sulfite reductase; the encoded protein is MYKYDQYDQQLVEQRVAQFREQTERYLAGTLSEEEYLPLRLQNGLYVQRYAPMLRIAVPYGLMSSAQLRMLATISRRYDKGYAHITTRTNVQLNWPEIKDVPDILAQLASVQMHAIQTSGNCIRNTTTDQFAGVARDEVVDPRPWCEIIRQWSTFHPEFLRLPRKFKIAVNGCAQDRAAIEVHDIGIEALKNAQGELGFKILVGGGLGRTPIIGSVINEFLPWPHLLSYLEAVLRVYNRFGRRDNKYKARIKILVKALTPEGFAEKVAAEWQHLKDGPITLNEQEVARVSAHFVDPAYLPLNDEAELLAQQFTEHPGFQRWYSRNVTAHKKPGYVAVTLSLKKTGIAPGDITADQLDAVAELADRYSFSEVRNTHEQNMVLADVEQRQLFALWQALKSLGFATPNIGLLTDIICCPGGDFCALANAKSIPIAEAIQQRFADLDYLFDIGDLDLNISGCMNACGHHHVGNIGILGVDKKGAEFYQVSIGGESGRHAKLGKILGPSFAQEDMPDVINKLIDVYLEQRTEEELFIDTYQRIGLSPFKERVYASAD
- a CDS encoding glutamine--tRNA ligase/YqeY domain fusion protein: MSKPDSTVTVAANFLRTIIRDDLESGKHQSIVTRFPPEPNGYLHIGHAKSICLNFGMAEEFGGVCHLRFDDTNPAKEDLEYVESIKDDVRWLGFQWDGEVRYASDYFDQLHEWAVYLIEQGKAYVCDLSPEQAREYRGSLTEPGKNSPFRERSVAENLDLFARMKAGEFADGARALRAKIDMASPNMNLRDPILYRIRHAHHHQTGDKWCIYPSYDFTHGQSDAIELITHSMCTLEFEDHRPLYEWFLEQLPVPAHPRQYEFARLNLNYTITSKRKLKLLVDEGHVNGWNDPRMSTISGFRRRGYTPASIRNFCDMIGVNRAGGIVDMGMLEFCIREDLDANASRAMCVLNPIKVVITNYPEGQVEQLELPRHPKQDMGTRTLPFSRELYIDASDYEEEPPKGFKRLVPGGEVRLRGSYVIRADEAIRDADGNIIELRCSYDENTLGKNPEGRKVKGVIHWVPAAESVECEVRLYDRLFKTANPDKNEDGSDAESFLDNINPNSLTVLTGCRAEPSLASAEVGQGFQFEREGYFCLDSEDSSADHLVFNRTVTLRDSWGQ
- the purU gene encoding formyltetrahydrofolate deformylase, with product MRTFRLTIACPDRVGIVAKVSNFLATYNGWIHQASHHSDEQSGWFFMRHEIRAESLPFDLDGFKQAFAPIANEFSMQWNVTDSAVKKRVVLMASRDSHCLADLLHRWARNELDCDIPCVIANHDDLRSMVEWHGIPFFHVPVNPKDKQPAFDEVSRLIDEHQADCVVLARYMQILPPDLCEKYAGQVINIHHSFLPSFIGAKPYHQAAVRGVKLIGATCHYVTQDLDAGPIIEQDVARVSHRDTIVDMVRQGKDVEKMVLARGLRYHLEDRVIIHDNKTVVFD
- the cysS gene encoding cysteine--tRNA ligase; the protein is MGLAIYNTLTKQKELFKPLVGNQVRMYVCGMTVYDYCHIGHARVMVAFDVVTRWLRHRGYEVNYVRNITDIDDKIIQRAVENGEPFTALTERMIAAMHEDEARLNVLRPDQEPRATGHIDGMFQMIQTLIDKGYAYAPGNGDVYYRVHKFTEYGKLSRRKLDDLQSGARVEVDEAKESPLDFVLWKAAKPGEPSWTSPWGEGRPGWHIECSVMSTCCLGDSFDIHGGGPDLVFPHHENEIAQSEAATGKQYAATWMHAGAVRVDGEKMSKSLGNFFTIREVLAKYHPEVVRYLLVASHYRSPINYSEDSLREARSALERFYNALKGLPEVPASGGESFVERFNQAMDDDFNSPEACAVLFDMAREVNRLRSTDLSAAAALAACMRELAGVLGVLQMEPEAYLKAGAANKVDAAAVEALIEQRIAAREAKDWAESDRIRDQLTAMGVVLEDGKGGTGWRLAE